Proteins co-encoded in one Astyanax mexicanus isolate ESR-SI-001 chromosome 1, AstMex3_surface, whole genome shotgun sequence genomic window:
- the ube2g1a gene encoding ubiquitin-conjugating enzyme E2 G1a — translation MTEPQSALLLRRQLAELNKNPVEGFSAGLIDDNDLYRWEVLIIGPPDTLYEGGVFKAHLTFPKDYPLRPPKMKFITEIWHPNVDKNGDVCISILHEPGEDKYGYEKPEERWLPIHTVETIMISVISMLADPNGDSPANVDAAKEWREDRHGEFKRKVARCVRKSQETAFE, via the exons ATGACGGAGCCCCAGTCCGCGCTGCTGCTCAGGAGACAGCTGGCAG aacTGAATAAAAATCCAGTTGAAGGGTTCTCTGCAGGACTTATAGATGATAATGACCTCTACAGGTGGGAGGTGCTAATAATTGGTCCTCCTGATACACTGTA TGAAGGAGGAGTGTTTAAAGCCCATCTTACGTTTCCCAAAGATTATCCACTCAGGCCTCCGAAAATGAAATTCATCACAGAGATATGGCACCCAAATG TTGACAAGAACGGTGACGTTTGTATTTCTATTTTGCACGAGCCGGGGGAGGACAAGTACGGCTACGAAAAGCCAGAGGAACGCTGGCTCCCCATCCACACTGTGGAGACCATCATGATTAGTGTCATTTCTATGCTGGCTGATCCCAATGGAGACTCGCCTGCCAACGTTGACGCAGCA AAAGAGTGGAGGGAAGACAGACACGGTGAATTCAAACGGAAAGTTGCCCGTTGTGTACGAAAGAGCCAAGAGACTGCCTTTGAGTGA